GCCCTCTCGCGCAGGCGCTCGTCGTGCTGGGCAACCGGGTCACCCCCGGCACCGGGCGCAGCTCGTTCACGAGCGAGGACCAGCTGCTCAGCATGGTCGACGAGGCGGCGTCCAACGACCTCATCGAAGAGGATGACCGCGATCTCATCCACTCGGTGTTCGACTTCACCGATCAGTTCGTCCGCGCCGTGATGGTGCCGCGTACCGAGATGGTGACCGTCGATGCGACCGCCACCACCGACGAAGCCATGTCGCTCTTCCTGAACCGCGGCGTCTCGCGGATGCCGGTGGTGGACGACGACGCCGATGACGTCGTCGGGGTGCTGTATCTCAAGGATCTGGTGCAGTTCGCGTACCGCGACGACAGCGCCTGGCGCGCGGCATCCATCCGTCCCATCGCCCGCCCCGCCACCTTCGTGCCTGAGTCGATGCGCGCGGAGACGCTCCTGCAGCAGATGAAGCGCGATGCCGTCCACGTCTGCCTGGTGATCGACGAGCACGGCGGCATCTCGGGACTCGTGACGCTCGAGGATCTGATCGAGGAGCTCGTCGGGGAGATCTCCGACGAGTACGATCAGGTATCCGCCGAGTTCGTCGATCTCGGCGATGGCCGGTACCGTGTGAGCGCCCGGCTCTCGCTCGAGGACGTCGGAGATCTCTTCGGCCTCGAACTCGAGGACGAGGACGTCGACTCGATCGGCGGTCTGCTCGGCAAGGCCCTGGGCCAGGTGCCGCAGCCCGGCGCGACCGCGACGGTCTCGGGGCTCGCGCTCACCGGTGGAGCATCGCGCGGCCGCGGTCGAGGAATCGCCACGGTCTTCGTGGAACGCACGGCGACGGAGCCCGACGCTTCGCAGGACGAGGGAGAACGACACGATGACTGAGAACACCCGAAGCGGGTTCGTGACCTTCGTCGGTCGACCGAACGTGGGCAAGTCCACGCTGACGAACGCGCTCGTCGGCGAGAAGATCGCCATCACCAGCGAGAAGCCGCAGACCACCCGTCGGGCCATCCGCGGCATCGTGAACCGTCCGGAGGGCCAGCTCGTCATCGTGGACACCCCCGGCATCCACAAGCCGCGCACGCTGCTCGGCGAACGTCTCAACGATCTCGTAGACCAGGTGCTCGGCGACGTCGACGTCATCGGCTTCTGCGTGCCGGCGACTGAGAAGGTCGGCCCGGGCGACCGCCGCATCGCCGCGTCCCTCGACGGATACGCGCGGGCGAAGAAGATCGCGATCGTCACGAAGACGGATGCCGCGGGTCGGGACGAGATCACCGAGCGGCTGATGGAGGTCGATGCCCTCCGCGAGGACTGGGCCGCCGTCATCCCGCTCTCCGCACTGACGCGGGACCAGCTCGAGGTGCTCGCCGACGAGGTGCTGAGCCTCATGCCGAAGGGCCCTGCGCTCTATCCGGAGGGCATCACCACGGATGAATCGCAGGAGGACCGCATCGCCGAGATGATCCGCGAGGCGGCTCTGGACGGCGTGCGGGACGAGCTGCCGCACTCCATCGCTGTCGTGATCGATGACATCGCGCCCCGAGAGGGCACCGACCTGACCGACGTGCACGCCTCGATCGTGGTCGAGCGCGACAGCCAGAAGGCCATCATCATTGGACACAAGGGCAAGCGTCTCAGTGACGTCGGTGCGCGTGCCCGCAAGGGCATCGAGGCGCTGCTCGGCACCCGCGTCTTCCTCGGGCTGCACGTCAAGGTCGCCAAGGAATGGCAGCGCGACCCGAAGCAGCTCGGCCGGCTCGGGTTCTGACATGAGGACCGGCGACACGTCGAGGGCGGCGGGCAGGCCGCCGACCCCGCGGGCATGAACGGGCGCAGCCCGGACCCGGAAGCGCTGCGGAACGAGGTCTTCACACGCGTCTTCGACGACCACTGGGCGTCGGTGCGTCACCACATCGAGTGCGTCGTCGCTGACGACGCCGAGGTGGCGGAGATCGTCTCCGAGGTGTTCCTCCTGGCCTGGTCGCGGCTCAAGCCGACGCGGCCGATGGGCCGCGTGTGGCTGCTGCGGGCGGCCGAGCGGCGCCTGCGCGCTCGGTCGGGGCGCGCCCTCACGCTGCACACCGCGCTCGATGCGGTGCACATCGGAGTCACCGGCGATTCGGCGCCTCCTGGGCGCGTCGGTCAGGCCGAGGTCGTGCGAGCTCTGGGTGTCCTCACCTCCAGGGAACGGCGTATCATCATGCTCACGTACTGGGATGGGCTCGCGGAGGGGGAGATCGCGGAGCTGTTGCGCGGTTCTGAGTCCCGGGTGCGGAGAACACTTCGCCGAGCGCAGGATCGTCTGCGCGCGGAGCTGGGCCTGGAGGGGGTGACATCCGGTGACGACTGAGAACTCGGTGCTCGAGAGGGCGTTGAGCGACGCCGATCCCGGGCGCACCCCGCGCGATGCCGTCCCTGACGCGAAGGCCATCGCGACCCGCGACCGCATCCTCCGTTCGACGGAGGCGCCGAAGAAGCGCCGTCGTGCGCGCGCTCTGTGC
This genomic interval from Microbacterium sp. LWH11-1.2 contains the following:
- a CDS encoding hemolysin family protein, which translates into the protein MTATLLLIAAVLLVAFGGLMSAIDAAYGVASRANLADMATEGRRAKALGRIASDLDAHVNAVAFIRVLAEVTAAVLVTVAFTILIENNWWAMLAAALLMTAITFVLVGASPRSFGRQHAEGMIRGTASIVRGLRIFLGPLAQALVVLGNRVTPGTGRSSFTSEDQLLSMVDEAASNDLIEEDDRDLIHSVFDFTDQFVRAVMVPRTEMVTVDATATTDEAMSLFLNRGVSRMPVVDDDADDVVGVLYLKDLVQFAYRDDSAWRAASIRPIARPATFVPESMRAETLLQQMKRDAVHVCLVIDEHGGISGLVTLEDLIEELVGEISDEYDQVSAEFVDLGDGRYRVSARLSLEDVGDLFGLELEDEDVDSIGGLLGKALGQVPQPGATATVSGLALTGGASRGRGRGIATVFVERTATEPDASQDEGERHDD
- the era gene encoding GTPase Era, producing MTENTRSGFVTFVGRPNVGKSTLTNALVGEKIAITSEKPQTTRRAIRGIVNRPEGQLVIVDTPGIHKPRTLLGERLNDLVDQVLGDVDVIGFCVPATEKVGPGDRRIAASLDGYARAKKIAIVTKTDAAGRDEITERLMEVDALREDWAAVIPLSALTRDQLEVLADEVLSLMPKGPALYPEGITTDESQEDRIAEMIREAALDGVRDELPHSIAVVIDDIAPREGTDLTDVHASIVVERDSQKAIIIGHKGKRLSDVGARARKGIEALLGTRVFLGLHVKVAKEWQRDPKQLGRLGF
- a CDS encoding sigma-70 family RNA polymerase sigma factor; this encodes MNGRSPDPEALRNEVFTRVFDDHWASVRHHIECVVADDAEVAEIVSEVFLLAWSRLKPTRPMGRVWLLRAAERRLRARSGRALTLHTALDAVHIGVTGDSAPPGRVGQAEVVRALGVLTSRERRIIMLTYWDGLAEGEIAELLRGSESRVRRTLRRAQDRLRAELGLEGVTSGDD